One Setaria viridis chromosome 3, Setaria_viridis_v4.0, whole genome shotgun sequence DNA window includes the following coding sequences:
- the LOC140222260 gene encoding uncharacterized protein, which produces MPISFTGEDFKLKTTSHNNAMVIKALIAGWTVGKVLVDTGSSADILFANAFREMNIDMNTLDLADIPLLGFGGKPVKALGKIALPVSFGDHDNARTENITFDVVEMHYPYNAILGRGFITKRDATIRQLYLCMKIPALKGVITVYSDQQMARNIERGVAPGQKNVHHLASSNEAESSGKQKAHDELKRDKEKIKISADGKTKRVLLDGYIADRFVTIGANLDPEEERNLIECLNKNKDIFAWSAGDLKGMDKEIIEHSLDIRQGARPKKQKLRKMSDEKVQAVKAEVDRLLEANVIRPIQ; this is translated from the coding sequence atgcccataaGCTTCACGGGGGAAGACTTCAAGCTCAAGACAACCTCGCACAACAATGCGATGGTCATCAAAGCGCTGATAGCAGGCTGGACGGTCGGAAAAGTCCTAGTTGACACGGGCAGCTCCGCGGACATCCTCTTCGCAAACGCATTTAGAGAAATgaacattgacatgaacacgCTCGACCTAGCCGACATCCCACTCCTCGGCTTCGGTGGAAAGCCGGTGAAGGCCTTGGGAAAAATTGCTCTCCCGGTCTCGTTTGGGGACCACGACAATGCGAGAACAGAGAACATCACCTTCGACGTGGTGGAAATGCACTATCCCTATAATGCAATACTTGGCCGTGGCTTCATCACCAAAAGGGATGCAACAATTAGGCAACTAtacctatgcatgaaaatacccgcGCTCAAGGGGGTCATAACAGTGTACAGCGATCAACAAATGGCAAGGAATATAGAAAGAGGGGTAGCTCCGGgccaaaagaatgtccaccaccTAGCCTCATCAAACGAAGCCGAAAGCTCAGGAAAGCAAAAGGCCCACGACGAGCTCAAGAGagacaaagaaaaaataaagattaGTGCTGACGGCAAAACAAAAAGGGTACTCCTAGACGGGTACATCGCAGACAGGTTCGTAACAATTGGAGCCAACCTCGACCCCGAAGAAGAACGCAACCTCATTGAGTgcctcaacaagaacaaagacatcTTCGCTTGGTCCGCAGGTGATCTCAAAGGCATGGACAAGGAAATCATCGAGCACAGCCTCGACATCAGGCAAGGAGCTAGGCCAAAGAAGCaaaagctaagaaaaatgtCCGACGAAAAGGTCCAAGCTGTAAAGGCCGAAGTTGACAGGCTCCTCGAAGCCAATGTAATCAGGCCAATCCAATAA